TAAGAAAGTACATGCGAAATAAATTATTATTACATAAACAAAAAATATATTTTTTGACGTAGTAGTAATAATGAAAGATAATATTCCTAATGTTGGAAATAATATAGGAACATGTGTGAAGTAATTAATTAAACAATCAAAAAATAATGCTATTAAAACAACGTAATAATTGGCTTTAGTTAAGCTTATTTTCATTACCATATTTTAAATTTCCTAAACACTTTATCAGGTCTAAAAATTGAGGAAATTACTAAATAGTAAATAGCTTTTACCTTATTGTCTTCAAAAAGGTATTTTCTATAAAACTTCATGTGAAAATACATAATGAAGATTTTTATTTTTGGAGTGCTTTTATTAAATATTTCCTTTCTTAGATCATAAGTCTTTTTTATTGTACTATATGGTAAACTATTTGAGACGCTATTTGAATGTATTCTAACCCCTGTAAGGCATTCCTTAAAATTAAAAAAAATGTGTCCATCTCTCAATATTCTGCTGAAAATATCATAATCTTCTGCTGGTACATTTTTTTGTCTGTATTGATATAATTTAATTATGTCAGATTTGATCATTACGGTGCCGTGCAGTAACCCGTGTTCGCCTTTTAAGTACCTATCATGAATAATTTGAGTGTTGACCGGGAAATTTGATTTGAAAAGTTGATTTTTAATTGAGTGTTTGAAATAAAATGCGTTACTCCCAATTGCGGTTATAGAGGGATGGTTTGTAAGGTAAAAATATTGCTTTTCAATTCTCTGCGGATGCATGCAGTCATCTGGGTCTATCCTTGCTACATATTTCCCTGTTGCTTTTTCTAGCCCTATATTAAGAGCCTTTGCAAAGCCTTGATTATTTTCTAATTTTATAACAGTTATTATGTCATAAGACATAGAATATTTGGAAAGAATGTCTAAAGAGTTATCTGTTGACTTATCGTCAACAATAATAATTTCTTTTGGCAAATACGTTGATTCTAATATGCTGTTTAAAAAAACCTCAAGGTATGGCGCATTATTATAGTTCGCAGATACAATAGAGACATCTAAGTTTTTATTTAGTAGCATCAACCATTGATTTTGTTTAATAAATACTTCATGTAGGAGCGCAAAATTCTCCCTTTGATTTTAAGTGACAAGCGGTTGTCAGTTATTGGCTGATGAATGTAGTTACTCTTTAATATTTCGGCTATCCTAGTCGAGGGTTTTTTTTCTTCTGTTATACCAATATGACGTGCTAGATAATTTTTATGAAAAGTTTTATTTATGGTAGAACCATAATTGTTTATGGATAATGCCTGTATGGCATATGTGAGTTCCCTTTTATTACTTGCTGAGATAATATTAAGCCCATCTGGCTCAAAATCGTAATTCATTTGCTCACCATGGGGATTGTAATATATTACGGGGCGGCCTATTGCAATTGCTTCATGAATTAGAGAGCTAAATCTGGAAATTAGAATGGAACTCTCTTGTAACGTCTTATGTACTATTGCAGCACCCGATTTAACACAGTTGTACTTACTCATATCGCCCAAGTCTCTTGGATGTTGAGATATTATATACTCTACTTTATTAACATTCATTACGTCTATAATATCACTCACCCAACTTTCTCTGACTTCCTCAAAAATACCATAAGTAAAGTTAACGTTAATCATTACACGATTAGTAGATGGCCGTGGTATACATTCAATTACTTCGTATCTTGGATTTCCTCCAATAAAATTTACATCGCGTACCACTGATTTTAAAGAAACAATACCTTGAAAAATTGGATAATCGCACCATTCCATTCTTCTTAAATAGTCATTAAAATCTATTATAGACTCTTGAAGGCAATAAGTTGGTAGGTTTTGTTTTTTGAAATGATAAATTAAAAGTCTCTCGACTGGTCCCCAATCATTTGAGACTACCAATTGTTCTTTTAAGTCTTCTTTAGAAGGGAAAAACTTAAAATTTTGATACTTAATGTGCAGATTATTAAGTGCTGTTGATGCATTCTCAAACTTTAACATTGAATTAAGTACATTGTAATTCTTGGGGTTTAACTCTTTCAGTATATTCTTGAATAAATAAACATGAGTATCGTTTGAAATGAAAAAGTTTGTTGAAGTATCCCTAGAAGGAATGTTTGTTTTTGATTTTACAGGTATTAAGTTAAAGCCGGTTATTGTATTGGGGTACTCTTTTTTTATGGAATTCAAGATACTTTCTTCAACAAAAATTTCATTCTCAACGTTAATGTAATGGTTAAATTTTGTCAGAAGTCCTTCCCCTGAATCAAATTTAATGGCAACTAAATTCTTGTTATTTTTTTTGAGCTCATAAAATGAAGCGAGGTCGTTTTCGAAGAAATAGATTTTATACATCACATAAACCAAATATAGATTCCAAAAATAAAAAGAACTAAAGCAGGAGGAATAGCTACTTTTTTTTCAAAGGTAAAAAAGTTTAACTCAAATGATTTTAAGGAGTAATGCGCTGAATACCAACTATAAAATGCTAAGTTACTAACAATTTGAGCTACTGGAAAAACAAATACCCCTAATTCATTAAAAGCAATTATTACAAATCCTATATATATCAATCCTGATATCCCATTTGCCTTATGCCAAATAATATGGTTTGTAGTGCTGTACAATTGAATATGCATAGCCCCATATCTTTCTAAAAAAACACCAATTCCCATAGTTATCCACAAGCATCTACTTACAAAGGGAGATTGACTATTTATTAGGCCAATAAAAAAATCAGATGTTAGAGCTATTATTATTATACTAATTACAAGTATCCAATATGATAATATCATTCCTTTAGAAGCGACGGTTAATTGCTCTTTAAATTCATTTCTTGCTCTTAAAATAGCTAACAATGGTAACTTGCTATAATATGGTACTCGTGAGAAGTCAGATAATATCGTTATGATCCTAAGAGCTAACAAATAAGATGCTACTTCCTGCGAGTTTTCAAATTGTGCGTAATAGATTCCTGAGAATTGTACAATTCCATAGCTCATAATAATACCAATGGCACTTCGCCAAGAACTTGGCCAAATTTGATGGAAAATATTCCAATTGAACTGACTAATATGGTTGACTTTATTACGAAGTTGGTGTTTTCGGCATAGTAGTGAGTTCCGTATGACTATGATAATTAGCCAAAATTGATTATTTATTACTAACATCAGAAGACCTCCATTAGCCAATATGATTAGGCAGCCTCCTAGCACGGAACAGATGTTGGTTATGATGTCCCATCTTTTGATAAGAGCGATATTATTTGTACCCATAAGGTACGTCGTATATAAGATCCCATAAATGTAAATTGGCGCGGACACTAAAATTATACCCCAAGATATCCAGGCGGCTTCTTTGATGTCAAGATCATTTATTGGTTTTATTAATGACCAAGTCCCCAATACAGTGATAAGAATAAATGAAAGTAATGCTAAGCATAGATATATTCTTTTCATTGAACCATACAGCTTTGAAACAAGGTCGATGTTTGGCATAGATGCTTGTTGGGGACTTACTTTTATTGTCCTTAAATCCTTGATCTCTGAGGCTCCACCCATTGCAAATGATATCGCCCTACTAAAGGATTGAGTAAAACCTATATCGGCAAGTTGAAGAATGCTGAATATTGTCAAAAATAGAAACCAAATGCTGGTTTGTTGGGAGGAAAAGGAGGAAAGAATTAGAGGCAGGAGGACAATAATATTTATAGCTCGAGCTAGAAAACTGCCCCATGTCATTGCAATGGCTGAATTTATTAGCCTGAGGAAAAGCTTATTTAAATTCATCTAGCGTTATCTATAATACTACAGGAGATCCCGTTTTTATTACCTGTAATTATGTCTTTCTCATTAAATCTGCAGAGAATGATTTCTTTGGCGTACGATCTGCTTCGATCATAGATTGCATACAAATTTCCATTCTCACCCTCAGCTACATCTGGGTATGAGACTCCCATTCTCTCATCTATTATTAGTGACTCCCAACTTTTCATTTTGTCTCTTGACAAATAAACAGTTAACTTTTCTCTTACCAAACTATTATTTTGAACAAATAGAAAATTTCCAGAACGGAGTTTTTTAATATGTGACCGAGAATTTGTGGTGGGCTGTAAATCTATAGAAGAGAGCGGTGACCAGTTGTATCCATTATCAAAAGAAGTTGATGAGAATGTTCCTTTTTTTGTTCTGAGGATGGCGTGAATAACATTTTTATCTATTTCAACTAGTTGCGGTTCATCAACTTCTTTGATAGCTTTTGGGACTTTAATTATACTCTCAAGGTGAAATTTATTAAAATCTGTGGTGCTTACTACATTCACTCCGGCCTTATGTTGTATTTCCGGATGAGGGGGTTTAAAATGATGAACCCCAGGGTAAATATCTCCCCAAATGGAAACAGGAAGCAGTATTCTTTCGTCAAGTAATTGAATTGGCTTGTTTATCATTACACCATCATATATCCTCCTCGGAGTTGACCAATGGTCTTCCTCAGACTTTAACCCTGGAGATCTTATATACCAAACACCACCTCTACCATCCCAAAATTCATATGACTGAGTCCAAAAGATATACAAATGCTGATCTTTTTCTGAATACCAAATCGTTGGGTCAAAAGCTCTAACACCTGGTTCAGGCTCAATTATAATTGCATTTTTCTGCCATGTTAGACCGTCATCCTTACTCATTGAGACAGTAACATAATTGTCCGTTCCTTCATTTACATCACCACTATACCATACTGCCCATAGTACACCCTCTTTTGTTCTTTCAATGCTAGGTATGCCTTGCCAAAGACGGTTTGTATATCTTAAATAGTTTTGAGAACTATCATTGATGTTGAAATATATTGATGGGGGGTGTAAAGCAATAGTATCATTAGGATCATGAAGTACTCTATCTAGCTCATCCGTACAGGATATGGAGAATAAATAAACTATACATATAAACAATAGATTGTACCTTTCTAACATTAAAACTTTTAAGGATAATAATGTGGTATTACTTATTAAGGCTTTCATTAGTATAACCTTTATGCTTCTTTTGTATTAGTAGTTTCTAGAGTATTTTAATGTTGACACTTCTACATGCTAAAATTTATTTTTATTGCATGCAAGAGCAATTAACTCTTTAGTAAACTCTCGGGATGTTATAATATAATGGATCAACACTTCTCAATTGTTTATTTAAGCAAACTATAGATGTTTATTTAAGCAAACTATAGATTGAAACAACCTTAATATTTTTATATCTTGTTGGTGTCCATGATGTCAGTTTAATAAGTTTATTTGCGGAGTCGATAATATATTGGTTCTCTTGAGTTAGTTCAAATTGAGTTGTATCTATTGTATCAGAATACCCGTCAAAACCGACTAAGTTTATATATTGGCACCCCAATTCAATAGCAGTTTGTAATGCAATAGCTAGAGGGCTGTCTTTATATTTTTCTACAATATTAATTTCATTTAATTCATAGGCATCATCGGATATAAAGGGCGGTAAATAAGTGCCCATTTGTCTAGGTGAAGGTGGGTATACAAACTTGTAATCATTTGATAACAAGATAGACTTATACTTAGTCAATTTGTATGCTTCATTACCAGGTAAACAGAAGTACTGTTCAGTTTCTATTGTATTGTAGGCGGTAATATTCCGGGTACTAGAATGGATAATTGTCAGGTTATGGTTTTCATGAACCAGCTCTTTGATAGCGTTAAAATGAGAAGATGCAGAGGTTCCTCCTCCAATAATGATGGCTTGATCTTGTTTAATATTTTTTAATGGTTGAAGTTTTGTTGTGTCATTAGATTTATTTATTCTGTTGTTTAGTGCATTAATAATATTGCTAGTTGAATACCTCTTCTTGCTTATCCATGACATAACATCTTTTTGGGGAAGAGAATAAGCTCCAGAAATCATGTACGGCAAATTAGTTCCCCATTCATACTCTTTTTGTAAATACTCAAAATTTGAAACCAGATCACTAAGACCATTGTCTTGAGCATTAATTAATCCCTTGGATGCAAGATATGTAATGAGAAGTTCAGTCTTCAAGTTACCAGCACCCCTGCCCATACCTGTTATGGTACAATCAATAATTTTACACCCACACTCAATAGCAGTTAAACTATTTATCAAGGCCATTTCAAGATTATTATGTCCATGAAACCCAAGAGAGGTATTTGTTTTTTCTTGTACGATTTTTGTGATTTCTTTTATTTCATCAGGTAATATTCCTCCATAAGAATCAACCATATAGAAGAAGCTGACTAATCCATTTATACTTGGAATCTTGTCAAGGAAAGCTGGATTGTTTTTCCATTCGGACATGTACATGACATTAAATGCCACATCAAATCCCATGTTTTTGATTTGTTTTGCCAAACTTACTGCGCGATCAAAATTAGCAGGGTCAATAGCCATTCTAACCAAGTCTATTATTCCTTTGCATGGAGTTAGGAGATAATCTAAATCCTCAGAAGTGGTATCTTTTTCATTAAGAATGATTGCTAATTTCTTCTTAGGACACAATTCTTTAATTCTTTTTAATAAATATTCAGGACAATAGAAATACTCACCAAAATAGAATGCCATAGGTGTACTTCTATATCCTACTTCTATATAGTCAATGGGTAGAGTATTAAGGACTGTGAAGTAATTTTCGCTGAGGTCTTGTGGGAAATTCCAGTTTGTATAATATCCACCGTCCCTGAGTGTGCAATCTAAAATTTCTATACTCATAATATAAATTGTATCAGTTTATGTTTAGTTAGCCGGAGTTTAGGATGTAAAGACAAAATTAATCACTTGCTTGTACAGTAGAATTTTGGAATAAATATTCTGTTAACATTTTTAATAATTATAATATTTGTGTAGAAACCATTCAACAGTTATTTCAATACCTGTGACAAAATTCTCATCTGCTTTCCAACCTAGTTCAGTTTCTATTTTAGAGGCATCAATAGCATATCGTCTGTCATGGCCAGCACGATCTTTTACATAAGTAATCTGCGATTTATACGATAGCCCATCTTTTCTTGGGCTCTTTTTATCAAGTATTTCACAAATTGTATTAGCTACTTCATTATTATTTCTCTCATTTCTTCCTCCAATATTATATGTCTCTCCTGATTTGCCTTTGTGAAAGACAAGATCAATGCCTTTGCAGTGATCCAGTACATACAACCAATCTCTTATATTTTTCCCGTCGCCGTATATAGGGATGTTTTCACCATTCAGGGCTTTTTGAATAATTACAGGTATTAACTTTTCATCGTGCTGTTTAGGACCGTAGTTGTTGGAGCAGTTAGTTGTAACAACATTTAGGCCATAGGTATGGAAATAACTCCTTACCAGCATGTCACTGGAAGCCTTTGAGGCAGAGTATGGACTGTTTGGAGCATACGGCGTAGTTTCTTTGAAAAAACCTGTCTCTCCAAGAGTGCCATAAACTTCATCGGTGGAAATATGATGAAAGCGTGCTTCCTTGAATTCATTCTTTTTCTCGAAAGGGGCATTCATCCAGAATTTACGAGCAACATCAATTAAGGTAAATGTGCCATTGATATTTGTGTTGATGAATGCTTCAGGTCCCTCAATGGAGTTGTCTACATGCGATTCAGCTGCAAAATGGATAACTCCCTGAAAGTTGTACTGCTTAAAAAGTTCTTCAATTAAACTCCTGTCACAAATATCTCCCTGAACAAATGTATATCTATCGTCAGATTTTACTTCCTCTAAATTTACAAGGTCACCAGCATAAGTTAGTTTATCCAGGTTGATTAGATTGTACTCAGAATATTTATTTAGAAAATATGGAACGAAATTGGATCCAATGAATCCGGCACCGCCGGTTATTAATATATTTTTCATACTTTATCTTCAGCTATTTTTGTCAAATATTGTCCATATTGGTTTTTTAATAACGGCTGAGCGAGATCTATTAGCTGTGCTTTACTAATGTAGCCCTTCCTGAATGCAATTTCTTCCAGGCAAGCTATTTTAAGCCCTTGCCTTTCCTCAATTGACTCTACAAAGTTAGAAGCTTGAAGTAAGCTTTGATGTGTTCCGGTATCAAGCCAGGCCATACCTCTACCCAATAATTCAACTCTAAGACTGCCTTCTTTGAGGTACATATTATTCAAATCAGTTATTTCCAGTTCACCACGTGATGATGGTTTGATTTGCTTAGCTTTTTCTGCAACCGTGTTGTCATAGAAATATAATCCGGTTACAGCGTAGTTTGACTTTGGATTTTGGGGTTTTTCCACAAGGGATACCACTTGGTTGTCCTCGGTGAACTCTACAACTCCATACCTTTCCGGATCCTTAACATAATAACCGAATACAGTAGCCCCGTCCTGCATTTGAGCTGCTTGTATCAATGTTTTGGAGAAATTATAACCATAGAAAATATTATCTCCCAGTATTAGGCAGCAAGAGTCATTTTCAATAAAATCTTCACCAATAATAAAAGCCTGAGCCAGACCGTCTGGAGAAGGCTGCACAGCATATTGTATGTCTAAACCCAACTGAGAGCCATCAGATAACAGGTTCTTAAAATCTTCTGAGTCTTCAGGGGTTGTTATGATTAGTATTTCCTTTATATTGGCAAGCATTAAAACAGACAAAGGATAATATATCATAGGTTTATCATATATGGGCAACATTTGTTTTGAAATGGTTTTGGTAAGGGGATAAAGCCTTGTGCCAGAGCCACCTGCGAGTATTATTCCTTTCACAATATTTGGTATTTAATGGGTTTCTATACTTGATATGTTTTTTTGCCAGTTCCAGGCATCTATTAGTGATTGTTCCAGAGAA
This region of Fulvivirga ulvae genomic DNA includes:
- the rfbB gene encoding dTDP-glucose 4,6-dehydratase; this translates as MKNILITGGAGFIGSNFVPYFLNKYSEYNLINLDKLTYAGDLVNLEEVKSDDRYTFVQGDICDRSLIEELFKQYNFQGVIHFAAESHVDNSIEGPEAFINTNINGTFTLIDVARKFWMNAPFEKKNEFKEARFHHISTDEVYGTLGETGFFKETTPYAPNSPYSASKASSDMLVRSYFHTYGLNVVTTNCSNNYGPKQHDEKLIPVIIQKALNGENIPIYGDGKNIRDWLYVLDHCKGIDLVFHKGKSGETYNIGGRNERNNNEVANTICEILDKKSPRKDGLSYKSQITYVKDRAGHDRRYAIDASKIETELGWKADENFVTGIEITVEWFLHKYYNY
- a CDS encoding sialidase family protein; this translates as MKALISNTTLLSLKVLMLERYNLLFICIVYLFSISCTDELDRVLHDPNDTIALHPPSIYFNINDSSQNYLRYTNRLWQGIPSIERTKEGVLWAVWYSGDVNEGTDNYVTVSMSKDDGLTWQKNAIIIEPEPGVRAFDPTIWYSEKDQHLYIFWTQSYEFWDGRGGVWYIRSPGLKSEEDHWSTPRRIYDGVMINKPIQLLDERILLPVSIWGDIYPGVHHFKPPHPEIQHKAGVNVVSTTDFNKFHLESIIKVPKAIKEVDEPQLVEIDKNVIHAILRTKKGTFSSTSFDNGYNWSPLSSIDLQPTTNSRSHIKKLRSGNFLFVQNNSLVREKLTVYLSRDKMKSWESLIIDERMGVSYPDVAEGENGNLYAIYDRSRSYAKEIILCRFNEKDIITGNKNGISCSIIDNAR
- a CDS encoding aldolase catalytic domain-containing protein; its protein translation is MSIEILDCTLRDGGYYTNWNFPQDLSENYFTVLNTLPIDYIEVGYRSTPMAFYFGEYFYCPEYLLKRIKELCPKKKLAIILNEKDTTSEDLDYLLTPCKGIIDLVRMAIDPANFDRAVSLAKQIKNMGFDVAFNVMYMSEWKNNPAFLDKIPSINGLVSFFYMVDSYGGILPDEIKEITKIVQEKTNTSLGFHGHNNLEMALINSLTAIECGCKIIDCTITGMGRGAGNLKTELLITYLASKGLINAQDNGLSDLVSNFEYLQKEYEWGTNLPYMISGAYSLPQKDVMSWISKKRYSTSNIINALNNRINKSNDTTKLQPLKNIKQDQAIIIGGGTSASSHFNAIKELVHENHNLTIIHSSTRNITAYNTIETEQYFCLPGNEAYKLTKYKSILLSNDYKFVYPPSPRQMGTYLPPFISDDAYELNEINIVEKYKDSPLAIALQTAIELGCQYINLVGFDGYSDTIDTTQFELTQENQYIIDSANKLIKLTSWTPTRYKNIKVVSIYSLLK
- the rfbA gene encoding glucose-1-phosphate thymidylyltransferase RfbA, with product MKGIILAGGSGTRLYPLTKTISKQMLPIYDKPMIYYPLSVLMLANIKEILIITTPEDSEDFKNLLSDGSQLGLDIQYAVQPSPDGLAQAFIIGEDFIENDSCCLILGDNIFYGYNFSKTLIQAAQMQDGATVFGYYVKDPERYGVVEFTEDNQVVSLVEKPQNPKSNYAVTGLYFYDNTVAEKAKQIKPSSRGELEITDLNNMYLKEGSLRVELLGRGMAWLDTGTHQSLLQASNFVESIEERQGLKIACLEEIAFRKGYISKAQLIDLAQPLLKNQYGQYLTKIAEDKV
- a CDS encoding glycosyltransferase family 2 protein yields the protein MLLNKNLDVSIVSANYNNAPYLEVFLNSILESTYLPKEIIIVDDKSTDNSLDILSKYSMSYDIITVIKLENNQGFAKALNIGLEKATGKYVARIDPDDCMHPQRIEKQYFYLTNHPSITAIGSNAFYFKHSIKNQLFKSNFPVNTQIIHDRYLKGEHGLLHGTVMIKSDIIKLYQYRQKNVPAEDYDIFSRILRDGHIFFNFKECLTGVRIHSNSVSNSLPYSTIKKTYDLRKEIFNKSTPKIKIFIMYFHMKFYRKYLFEDNKVKAIYYLVISSIFRPDKVFRKFKIW